GTAGAGCCCGAGCGGGTTCTTGCGCAGCGCCTCGGCCGTGGCCGGCGGGCGCAGGGCAATGCCAAGGATCGCGGTCCAGCGCGCGGTCCCCGCGAGACTGCCTCGCTCGTAGGCGGTCTCGGTCCATTTGACCTGGAACGAGCGGTCCGAGGCCCGCACGACGCTTGTGACCTGCACCGAGACGGTGCGGCTGCCGACCCCGGCGAAGGGGTCGGCGGCGCGGGCGTATTCGCCGAGGAACTTCGCGCCGCGGGTCGTGACCATGTCGTAGGCAGCGAGCCAGTCCTGCCGCATGAGCACCGGATCAAGCGAGACCGAGCGCACCTCGCTCACAAAGCGGGCAAGATGCCAGGCGATTTGCGGATCGGTCGGCCGGTAGCCCGCCGCAACGGGGGCAACCGCGCGGGCTTCACCCAGGCGGTCGACCTCGACCACATACGGGACGATCCGGCTCTGGCGAGATTGCCACAGGAGGCCGCCCGCGAGCGCCGCTGAAAGACCCAGTCCGCCAAGCGCCATCAGCCGCCAGTTACGTGCCTGGACGCGGGCAGAGCCAATCCGCTCGTCCCACACCTGCCCGGCGCGCTGGTAGGGTGTCTCGGGCTCGGGGGTATCGCCATATCTTTGTGCCGCACGTCTGAACTTCATGGGATCAATCCTCCCGTTCGCTGATGTCGGGGTTGATGCCCGCGCCGCCGCGATCGCCTTCGCGGATCGCCGAGAGCGCGGCGTGACGGTTGTGGCGCGCCGACTGCTCGGAACGCAGCCGCCGCGCCCATGGGGGCGCGAACGTATCGGATCGATCCCCGCTGCCGGCCGGCGCCGGGCCGCGTGTCTCGCCGGCGGACATCGCCGCGCGCCGGCCGCTCTCGACAGCGGCGGCAAGCCCGCCGGTCCCGCTCATCCGGGACCTCGCCGTGGCGGCCGCGGCGCTACCGACGCCCTTCAATCCCGCACCGAGGGAGCTTGAGCCCGAGGTTTCCTGGCCGAGGCGGTAGGCGGTCGAGGCGGCCGAGCCCATCGCCGTGCCAGCGCGCAGCGCGGCCATCGATCCGCCGGCAAGTCCGCGCGCTCCGGCGAGCGCCGCGCCCCCGCCCGCCGCGAGCGTCGCAGTCGCGGCGGCCGCCGTGCCGAGCGCGGCTCCGGCGCCGAGCTGCGGCGCGCCGGCGACGAGTCCCGAAGCGATCCCGGGTCCGAATATGCCCAGCCCCAGCAGCGCGAGGCTCCCGAGCACGAGGCTCATCGCCTGCGCGAGATCGGTCTCGCCGGAAGCACTCTGCCCCGCCGCGACGAACTCGGCGAAGAAGCCGGAGCCTATGCCGACGATCACGGCGAGCACCATGAGCTTGATACCCGAGGCCACGACGTTGCCGAGGACACGCTCGGAAAGGAAGCTGGTGCGGTTCCACAGCGCGAACGGGACGAGCACGAACCCCGCGAGCGCGGTCAGCTTGAACTCGATCACGGTCACGAGCAGCTGGACCGCGAGGACGAAGAAGGCGAGCACGACCACCAGCCAGGCGATGAGCAGCACCGCGATCGCAAGGAAGTTCTCGAAGAAGCCCACAAACCCGATGAGTTCGCCGACCTCGTCGAGCATGGGCTTGGCGGCATCGAACCCCGTGCCCGCGACAAAGCCCGGGCGCAGCAGGTCGTCGGCGCTCATCGTGCCCCCGCCGGCCGTGAGGCCGAGGCCTGCAAACGAGCGGAAGATCACCTCGGCGAGCACCGGGAAGCTGCCGAGGATCAGCGCGAAGGCGCCGACGAAGAGGATCTTCTTTAGGAAGCGGCCGATGATATCGTCCTCGCCGCCCATGGCCCAGAACAGCCCGGCGAGCGTGATGTCGATGCCGACCAGCACCGTGGTCAGGAAAGCGACATCGGGTCCGAGCAGCCCGAACCCGCTGTCGATGTAGCGGATGAAGGCCTCCATGAAGCGGTCGATGACGGAAAGGTCGTCCATCTGTTCAGGGTTCCGGTGGGTGCCAGAGAGAGCTGGGAAGAACGGGATGCCGCGGGACTCCCTGGGGGGATCATGAGCCCCGCGGCAGGCGCAGCGGAGCGGACGCCGCGCGCCAAAGCGACCTTAGGGGAGCATCAGTCGGCCCCGGGCGTATAGGCCCGCTCTCTTGCGAGGAACCGTCGCGTGGCCTCGCGCCCGTCGGCCTCGGCCTGTGCCCGGCGCGCTCGCTCGACCGCCTCGCTGCGAAACTCGGACGTCATCAACGCCTGCAGCTGGACCTGCTGCTTGACCCCGAGCGCGAGCAGCTGGCTTGCCGCCTGCTGGGCCTGCAGCGCGCCGACCGCGCCCTGGCTGCGCGCGACGAGCGCGTCGATGAGGCCGGAATCCTCGGCGATGTTTTCGGCGACCTGCGCCTGCACGCCCATCGCGTGGCGATAGCCGGTCGCCGCCGCCTCGAGCCGGGCGCGCGCCTGCGCCAGGCGCTCATTGCGCGGCAGGGCGTTCGCGGAAGCGCCGGGGAACAGCTCGGCGACCTGCCGATCGAGCGTATCGACATTGAAGTCGATCGCCTGGGCCTGGTCCATGAGGGCCTGGATGCGCTGCATCGCGTCCCTGATCTTCGCAAGCTGGGGGAAATCGATCCGCTCGAGGTTACGCGCCGCGGCCTGGACCATCTGCGCCTCGTTCTGGAGCGAGCGGATCTGGTTGTTGATCTGCTCGAGCGAGCGCGCCGCCTGGACGAGGTTCTGCGCATAATTGGCAGTGTCGAACACGGGGATCGCGGCCGCCGGGGCGGCGGGCAGCGCGATCGCCAGCGGCAGGCCGGCGGCGAGCGCGCAGGCGGTGAGCACAGTCTTCATCACATGTCTCCTTGGGGCTTGGGGGGAGCGGGAAAGTCGGGGAGCGCCGCGGCCGCCCAGCGGAGACCGCTGGCCTCAAGCCAGCGGCGCGCGAAGTCTTCGGACGGACCGTCGGCCAGGATGGCGTCGATGCGGCGCTGTGCCGCCGGGTCGGACGCGCCGCAGAGCGCGAGCGCGATCGGTCCGAGCCC
Above is a genomic segment from Altererythrobacter sp. Root672 containing:
- the trbL gene encoding P-type conjugative transfer protein TrbL: MDDLSVIDRFMEAFIRYIDSGFGLLGPDVAFLTTVLVGIDITLAGLFWAMGGEDDIIGRFLKKILFVGAFALILGSFPVLAEVIFRSFAGLGLTAGGGTMSADDLLRPGFVAGTGFDAAKPMLDEVGELIGFVGFFENFLAIAVLLIAWLVVVLAFFVLAVQLLVTVIEFKLTALAGFVLVPFALWNRTSFLSERVLGNVVASGIKLMVLAVIVGIGSGFFAEFVAAGQSASGETDLAQAMSLVLGSLALLGLGIFGPGIASGLVAGAPQLGAGAALGTAAAATATLAAGGGAALAGARGLAGGSMAALRAGTAMGSAASTAYRLGQETSGSSSLGAGLKGVGSAAAATARSRMSGTGGLAAAVESGRRAAMSAGETRGPAPAGSGDRSDTFAPPWARRLRSEQSARHNRHAALSAIREGDRGGAGINPDISERED
- the trbF gene encoding conjugal transfer protein TrbF, which encodes MKFRRAAQRYGDTPEPETPYQRAGQVWDERIGSARVQARNWRLMALGGLGLSAALAGGLLWQSRQSRIVPYVVEVDRLGEARAVAPVAAGYRPTDPQIAWHLARFVSEVRSVSLDPVLMRQDWLAAYDMVTTRGAKFLGEYARAADPFAGVGSRTVSVQVTSVVRASDRSFQVKWTETAYERGSLAGTARWTAILGIALRPPATAEALRKNPLGLYVDAIDWARELETAPATPRPAPVTTAPERTLP
- the trbJ gene encoding P-type conjugative transfer protein TrbJ → MKTVLTACALAAGLPLAIALPAAPAAAIPVFDTANYAQNLVQAARSLEQINNQIRSLQNEAQMVQAAARNLERIDFPQLAKIRDAMQRIQALMDQAQAIDFNVDTLDRQVAELFPGASANALPRNERLAQARARLEAAATGYRHAMGVQAQVAENIAEDSGLIDALVARSQGAVGALQAQQAASQLLALGVKQQVQLQALMTSEFRSEAVERARRAQAEADGREATRRFLARERAYTPGAD